One stretch of Plasmodium vivax chromosome 8, whole genome shotgun sequence DNA includes these proteins:
- a CDS encoding hypothetical protein, conserved (encoded by transcript PVX_094755A), translating into MSHYRFFVRVFLFSFLFFKVHSCLHVTDGSSIILENVGTSYKLFSTDMKWGSGSGNQLVTAIKTNKNEENLLWTVNIYDEVKSFTGNKINCDEIVTLKHVKSNGYLMGSSHDSILSNNYELSVHQSKESGKFQVICENKKNSPYWSLGENIYLKSVDHNGYVSASKSYEFNQYNCHNCPILYHLEACIMRYTYPRDEQKWRAKSGVIITQFNDERGEKFNGDEL; encoded by the exons ATGAGCCATTATCGCTTTTTTGTTCGAGTgtttcttttctcctttttattttttaaagtgcaTAGTTGTCTGCATGTAACAGATGGCAGTTCTATCATTTTAGAAAACGTGGGAACGTCATACAa acTTTTTTCCACGGATATGAAATGGGGAAGTGGGTCAGGAAACCAACTAGTG ACCGCAATAAAGACTAACAAGAACGAGGAAAACCTCTTGTGGACAGTTAACATTTATGATG AGGTGAAGAGCTTCACgggaaacaaaataaactgCGACGAAATCGTCACGCTGAAGCATGTCAAGTCGAACGGGTACTTGATGGGCTCTTCGCACGACTCGATACTGTCCAACAATTATGAG CTAAGTGTCCATCAGAGCAAAGAGTCGGGGAAATTTCAAGTCATTtgtgaaaacaaaaagaataGTCCCTACTGGTCACTGGGCGAAAATATTTACCTAAAGAGTGTGGACCACAATGGATATGTCTCCGCGAGCAAAAGCTATGA ATTTAATCAGTACAACTGCCACAACTGCCCGATTTTGTACCACCTGGAGGCGTGCATTATGAGGTACACTTACCCGCGCGATGAGCAGAAGTGGAGGGCCAAATCG GGCGTCATCATAACCCAATTTAACGACGAACGAGGAGAGAAATTTAATGGCGATGAACTGTGA
- a CDS encoding hypothetical protein, conserved (encoded by transcript PVX_094765A) gives MGKMKQQRAIKPKFCFCVVADLEKVAIKTKASEHKEKICDYYVYVYHSSKMKAPTFPKSFPSNIEEVNYDDISISTCKIKGESSRDMYAEAVIHSEVHKHFNNVHFKNKIIQKILTTLSESEQILRSDVSINGNSFKCNELGYVPKTKHFLNPHCVDGSFQTEDSKSVDESDIKFYNMLSQKQLKSNDQKEEEKNEIKIHDETSNMQILNDIQSVRTTKRGKNEDGEGGRIPRQVKSYHYTVIDRYLHIIVTFNSISYEQLEILKKGRTVEIYVSSRPDDCMTLSFKQKLSDNIKAYFNEKGLKLTISVELLY, from the exons ATGGGGAAGATGAAGCAGCAGAGGGCGATCAAACCCAAGTTCTGCTTCTGCGTCGTGGCGGACCTGGAAAAGGTGGCCATCAAGACAAAGGCAAGTGAGCACAAAGAGAAGATCTGTGATTACTATGTGTACGTATATCAcagcagcaaaatgaaagcgCCCACTTTCCCGAAGAGTTTCCCTAGCAACATAGAAGAAGTAAATTACGATGACATTTCCATTAGTAcgtgtaaaataaaaggagaaagctCCAGAGACATGTACGCAGAAGCTGTTATCCACTCGGAGGTTCACAAACATTTCAACAacgtacattttaaaaataaaattatccaAAAGATATTAACAACATTAAGTGAATCAGAACAAATTCTTAGAAGTGACGTAAGCATAAATGGAAACTCCTTCAAATGTAATGAATTGGGATATGTCCCGAAGacgaaacattttttaaacccGCATTGTGTGGATGGCAGCTTCCAAACTGAAGACTCCAAATCGGTGGACGAAAGtgacataaaattttacaacatGTTAAGTCAAAAACAGCTCAAAAGTAATgaccaaaaggaggaagagaaaaacgaaataaaaatacacgaCGAGACTAGTAATATGCAGATATTGAATGATATACAGTCGGTCAGGAccaccaaacgggggaagaaTGAAGATGGTGAAGGGGGGCGCATCCCCAGGCAGGTCAAGTCCTATCACTACACAGTTATTGACAG ATACCTCCACATCATCGTCACCTTCAACAGCATTTCGTACGAACAGTTGGagattttgaaaaagggCAGGACCGTCGAGATTTACGTGTCTAGCAG aCCCGATGACTGCATGACTTTGAGCTTCAAGCAAAAATTGAGCGACAAT ATCAAAGCCTACTTCAATGAAAAGGGCCTCAAGCTGACCATCAGTGTGGAGCTTCTATACTGA
- a CDS encoding eukaryotic translation initiation factor 2 beta, putative (encoded by transcript PVX_094750A), whose translation MEDKMEDAGAVFVDLDKVHDEETKQLFDFGEKKKKKKKKEVTEKVEEVIIDGTGKVFERGAVYPYDELLHRIQDLVNKHNIDLCISKKYTIKPPQVVRVGSKKVAWINFKDICTIMNRNEEHVFHFVLAELGTEGSIAGEGQLVLKGKYGPKHIEALLRKYITEYVTCQMCKSPNTAMEKDSRTRLFHQHCNACGAKRSVTTIKSGFHALGRGERRKAKHTN comes from the exons ATGGaggacaaaatggaagacgCGGGGGCTGTTTTCGTCGACTTGGACAAAGTGCACGACGAGGAAACCAAGCAGCTTTTCGATTttggtgagaaaaaaaaaaaaaaaaaaaaaaaagaagtcaCAGAAAAGGTCGAGGAAGTAATCATAGACGGAACAGGCAAGGTATTCGAAAGAGGAGCAGTGTACCCATACGACGAGCTCCTACACAGAATCCAAGATTTGGTAAACAAGCACAACATAGATTTGTgtatatcaaaaaaatacaccatTAAACCTCCACAAGTGGTTAGGGTTGGTTCGAAAAAAGTCGCCTGGATTAATTTTAAAGATATTTGCACAATTATGAACAGAAATGAAGAAcacgtttttcattttgtcttAGCCGAATTGGGTACGGAAGGGTCCATAGCAGGAGAGGGACAGCTAGttttaaaaggaaagtaTGGCCCGAAGCATATCGAAGCTTTgttaagaaaatatataactgAATATGTGACGTGTCAGATGTGCAAAAGTCCGAACACCGCCATGGAGAAGGACAGCAGGACTAGGCTTTTTCACCAGCACTGTAATGCTTGCGGAGCTAAGAg ATCGGTCACCACCATTAAGAGTGGTTTCCACGCCCTGGGAAGAGGAGAGAGAAGAAAGGCCAAGCATACCAATTGA
- a CDS encoding hypothetical protein, conserved (encoded by transcript PVX_094760A) translates to MFPLLRSRIEKNFLFLTSKKCINTNVRLRNPYYRKKGFWEWRRRIIHRYNERRYIRKGIVPKIPKKDEEKIKNKKDDVYWTFKVYQLKISLRNLYNFGRLIKGLHLEDAIVYLESIPQIRVNNILNSLLSSKEKIVHKFNGDVSRLYIDNVQIHYNTPMKFIKYHALGHFGLVKSYRNTFTYTIKQMNIQEFYHKIFIRGNVPRTLSHNMRLYLHQGRINKENLIQWYPYICANSRYYFREKLRYLNNTHQFDYYKSRRAWIKNYFSNVVRRTLELKTQRKALTPQ, encoded by the coding sequence atgtttccccttttgagaaGCCGCATCGAAAAGAACTTCCTCTTCCTAACgagtaaaaaatgcataaacaCGAATGTACGGCTGCGAAATCCGTATTACAGGAAAAAGGGGTTTTGGGAATGGAGGAGAAGAATCATCCATAGGTACAACGAAAGGAGGTATATCCGGAAGGGCATAGTGCCAAAGATACCAAAGAAagatgaagagaaaataaaaaataaaaaggacgATGTATATTGGACATTCAAAGTGTATCagttaaaaataagtttGCGTAATCTGTACAACTTTGGTAGACTCATTAAGGGGTTACACCTGGAAGATGCCATCGTCTATTTAGAATCCATCCCACAGATAAGAGTAAATAATATTCTCAACTCTTTGCTAAgttcaaaagaaaaaattgtacacaaATTTAATGGAGATGTATCTCGTCTATATATTGACAATGTGCAGATACATTACAACACGCCGATGAAATTTATAAAGTACCATGCGTTAGGGCACTTTGGATTAGTGAAAAGTTATAGAAATACCTTTACGTATACTATTAAGCAAATGAATATACAAGAGTTTTACCATAAGATTTTTATCCGTGGGAATGTCCCTCGCACGCTGTCTCATAATATGAGGTTGTATCTTCACCAGGGGAGAATCAACAAGGAAAATCTAATTCAGTGGTATCCCTACATTTGTGCCAACTCAAGGTACTACTTTAGGGAAAAGTTACGCTACCTTAATAATACCCACCAATTTGATTACTACAAATCGAGGCGTGCCTGGATAAAGAACTACTTTAGCAATGTGGTCCGAAGGACCCTGGAGCTGAAGACGCAGAGGAAGGCGCTCACCCCTCAGTAG
- a CDS encoding hypothetical protein, conserved (encoded by transcript PVX_094740A) yields MGRLKDKKKTLKLVKDNGESSNTLGNYTGVGTVTFYLNKKWKTTEKYYGNIFQGKKHGYGEYNYQNGDFYQGMYEHGKKNGIGTYFYNMNEGQERGKGRGAKGRDDESSEEEENSVDEKSDDEKSSDEQDDEQNEQNGKDEDSEKGTSEEEGENDQSGSDNSGSGQSGDAASGEDQSGEDQSEGDTEQSDPNEQDKEKSANADGNQNSKGNKAADNKKNASKKLLHLLQKWNNTKMKKETIIPAKEKGSFYYGNYANGLKHNEGMMLYRNGDVYVGGWKFGKKSGWG; encoded by the exons ATGGGACGATTAAAggacaagaaaaaaactttaaaattGGTGAAAGACAATGGGGAGTCTTCAAACACGCTAGGGAATTACACGGGAGTGGGGACTGTGACATTTTAccttaacaaaaaatggaaaaccaCGGAGAAGTATTACGGAAATATCTtccaaggaaaaaaacatggATATG GTGAGTATAACTACCAGAATGGCGATTTTTACCAAGGGATGTATGAGCACGGCAAGAAGAACGGGATCGGCacttatttttacaacatgAACGAGGGGCAAGAGAGAGGCAAAGGGAGAGGGGCGAAGGGGAGAGATGATGAGAGTagtgaggaggaggagaacagCGTCGACGAGAAGAGCGATGATGAAAAGAGCAGCGACGAACAGGACgatgagcaaaatgagcagAATGGCAAAGATGAGGATAGCGAAAAGGGCACGAGCGAGGAGGAAGGTGAAAATGACCAAAGTGGAAGCGACAACAGTGGGAGCGGTCAAAGTGGAGACGCCGCAAGCGGAGAAGATCAAAGCGGAGAAGACCAAAGCGAAGGAGACACTGAACAGAGCGATCCGAATGAACAAGACAAGGAGAAGAGCGCAAATGCGGATGGCAATCAAAATAGCAAGGGAAATAAAGCAgctgataataaaaaaaatgcctccAAAAAGTTGCTAcatcttttgcaaaaatggaataatacaaaaatgaaaaaagaaacgattATCCCCGCGAAAg AGAAAGGGAGCTTCTACTATGGGAACTACGCCAACGGTCTCAAGCACAACGAGGGGATGATGCTGTACAGAAACGGGGATGTGTACGTTGGTGGCTGGAAGTTTGGAAAGAAGAGCGGATGGGGTTAA
- a CDS encoding hypothetical protein, conserved (encoded by transcript PVX_094745A) gives MATEERVKLLVAARKGIYEDVVSLSKLQIPLGDYVQPPHNRTAFWYSCRNGSLKMARIILKKGSNINHKDANGISPLHISVKYGHLNIAKFLIENEADVDITDNEGQSPIFYAIINKHYDIVKLLIENGADVQMKDHNNASVYDYADFSGKTKLSSYILYKSNEIIVNDSKRALSGDSPPKDEDTKAS, from the exons ATGGCAACg gAAGAGAGAGTAAAATTGCTCGTAGCAGCGAGGAAAG GAATTTACGAAGATGTCGTTTCCTTGTCTAAGTTACAAATTCCTCTGGGGGACTACGTCCAGCCTCCG CATAACAGAACAGCCTTCTGGTACAGCTGCCGGAATGGGAGCCTAAAGATGGCTAGgataattttgaaaaaaggaagtaacATAAATCATAAGGATGCCAACGGAATATCTCCCCTTCATATCAGCGTCAAATATGGGCACCTAAACATTGCCAAGTTCCTCATCGAAAATGAGGCCGACGTGGACATAACAGACAAT GAGGGACAGAGCCCCATCTTTTACGCCATAATAAACAAGCACTACGAT ATCGTCAAGCTTCTGATAGAAAACGGAGCCGATGTGCAAATGAAAGACCAC AACAATGCCAGCGTGTATGACTACGCTGACTTTAGCGGAAAGACGAAGCTCTCTTCCTACATACTGTACAAGA GCAACGAGATAATAGTTAACGATTCGAAGAGGGCTCTGAGTGGCGATTCGCCCCCCAAGGACGAGGACACGAAAGCTTCGTGA